The following is a genomic window from Schistocerca cancellata isolate TAMUIC-IGC-003103 chromosome 8, iqSchCanc2.1, whole genome shotgun sequence.
AATACCTAGGTCACATTTGTGAAACCTTTGTCTTTTGCCAGGTGTTACACGCTCTTTTATGATGCTGTCAATACATTTCTCTAAAACAACGATACACATATGTACAACACACCCCTCTATATTCTTCAGTCTGTGGAGGATGGTTTCCTTACCTATGTTTTGCTTTTAATTCACCCTTAAgcaatttatttttacaatatatcTTGATATTCTCAGACAGATCATTCCTAACCTTGATATTCATTTATCAAGAATATAGAAGTATAAGCCCAGAAAAAGTATAGGGGAggaaaaggatccaccttggtacaacaaacagattagtaagttgctgagaaagcagagaatttatcacagtcgttttaaacgtagtcacttccccgctgacaaacagaaattttgcgacataaaagcagctgtcagaaggacaatgagagactctttaacaaatttgaaagcaatattttatctgcagattacaaaaattactccaaaaaattttggtcgtctgtaaaatctatgaacgctcaaatatttcaataccttctcttgctgacagtacaggtaatataactgatgatgatgatgaaattctaaacctagcttacaGCAActtgtttacgatagaggactgcagcaccattccccctttcaattatcttacaaacgcaaggatggctgacatagtgtttagtgtatctgagattgtaaagcagttaagatccttagaccccaggaaggcatctggcccagacggtattccCGTTAGATTTATGTttcctatgctacaaatatagcaccattcttatccgtcatctatcataACTGCGacaagttccacgggactggaagaaggcccaggtcataccaatctacaaaaagggtagaaaatctgaTGCACATATTTATCAGCCAATTTCactggcatcgatttgttgtagaatcatataacatattttgtgttcagacataattatctttctagactctgagaagcttatctgcagaaaccaacacggttttaggaaacagcggtcatgcgagacacagctggccctctttgtacatGATGTACAACAgggtctagataccggctcccagggtgatgccatatttctcgactttcgaaaggtgttcgactcagttccgcactgtcgcttgttaCAAAAAGTTATAACGACGATATGGCCAATCGCGCTTTTGAAGTACACACTAAGTAGCTGTCCTTGCGTGCCACAATTTGGGAGATAAGTGTCCGACTCGCCGTATAAGAGGAGGTCGGTGTGCTCACTAGTGTCACTTGTATTGAGGCATCCAGCGTAGTAGAAGCCACTGCAGCCATGAAGGCGTCCCTAGTCCTGCTGATCGCTGGAGTGTTACTCGTGGCGTACTGCACGCCGTTCGCTGTTGCAGACGATGAAGATGAAGCGGTGGATGAAGCAGCCGAGAACACAGACGCTGATGACGACGACGCCGACGGCTCAGCACACGACGACGCTGACGACAGTGGTGATGAGGAGGGTCTAAGTGGAGAGAGCAGGCGGGCAGCCAAAGGTAAACAGCAGCTGAGGCGTGCAGGCAGTGCAAGGGGCTAATTGCCGTAGCATTAACGACATCAGGTTATGGTGTAGACTACGATTCTGAGTGTACTTTCTTGTAGATTTTAGTTCCTAGTTGATAATACACATTATTCTGAAACTTCAAACGCTTAAGACATTCGTCTCTAGACGAGTCAGCTGGTTCGAGGATATTTGTTTGTAGTATTATACCATTAGTGCATACATTAAATACGCATGATGTGTTTTGAGCAGCACACACTATTCATTTATGAGCTAATCATTTATTTGCCTGTCATTTAACCTTTGTTTGAAATCAGAATGAAAATTACTGcagttacgctttctggtagaacaATATGTCCACGATAacacacaagtttagaaaaatagttGAAAGTTGACTGAAATATGGTTAAACGTTAATCATATGTTTCGAAGATTCTTAGTGACCGTCAGTGAGATATCATGATGTCTTCTTGCCACAGTTTTTTAAGCGCTTTGACATGTTTCTGGAGTGATATTTAGAGCAAGTTACAGAAACTGAGTTTTAGCATCGAAATGCCACAAGTCTTACAGCTTAAGATGTGTGCATACTACCGACCTCTACCACGAGGTATGTTTAGCAATGATGGAATTGAAGTTATCACAGGTACATAGCTTATACCTGTCTGAGTATCATCGCGATAATatagatacagggtgattcatattACCGTTTACGAAACCAAAAGTGACGTAGATGACTCTGAGATAAGTAATTTGACATGAGACACATATGCTCGTAAATTTCaggaaatcccccaaccaagtgGATGAGAAATGTAGCACACGTGATGGTACCAGGGGATACATACTTTAATGCAAGTGCAGTGGCTGGATCAGTCTATCCTACCCAAACTTTAGTGGCACTTCTACACTTCGCTCCACAAGGTTATTTTGCGTTTATTCTTGCATTATACATTGTGATACTGTAGTGTTCATGGTAGTGGCACTACAAGACTATGGTGAATCTATCTACCATTAGGAAAACGTAGTACGCTAGCAGAGCAGTGTTTAGTACTGACCACTACCACTGCACCTGTGGGGAGGCACATAAACTGGTCATGAAACATGTGCAAAATTCGTCAACCACATTTAGGATACTTGCTGACGTTTTTGGTTCCATGTATGTTGTATTAAATTTCTTGTCTCTGAGTCTTATACTCCGCTTTGAGAGTTTTTAAACATTAatgaaaatcaccctgtatatatcagatCACTATGGTATAAAATATCCACTTAAAGCTACACTGTGTATAGCTGGATATGCTAGAAACAAAAGTTTTAGCATAGAGCAGTGCTCGTGATATTTAAAGCAGCAATTACTCCGAAGGAAACCTGTCAGAAGAACAAGCTGTGTGTGATCCAATTCTTCAGTGTGTTGTATACTTACAAAATTTAAGGTTagtatctgtgtcaactgtggatggAAGTTTTTGTTAAGCCTACTAACATTTTCTGATGAGACAGGAGGGTACGCAGGTGTCAGAGGAACATCATATTTTTGGTTTATTGTTGAGCAGGTGCTCACGCCCGGGCTGGCCACATGAAACATGCACGTGCAGGCAGCCGACACATTGCGTCCAGAGCTGGAAGCAGACCCCCTGCCAGGTCAGGCGCCGCCCGCAGAGCTGCACACAGCAAGTAGTCGCTGTTGCTGAGGGAGCACCACACTGCAGAGGCGCAGTCTGGAGCTGCTACCACTGTCCTGTACCCTGCACTCATGTGGAGAAAATAAAGCACCACTGTACTTTGTGGCAAACATATGTGTCTATTACTCGATGTCCTATAAATTTAAGATTAAGTGCACGCATAGGTAAtaactaaatatggaaaaattgCATAAATTCCAAACTGTTATAAGTGTTCCAGTTTTCAGGTGTAAACGAGTAATGCGGCCCGATATTATACTACCTGTATCATAATATTATCTGTgtatgttgcacagtgatgtgaatGGCAgtttggatttcttcttatggagtCATAATCTACAGTATAGAGCGCTGACCTGAAAATGTGGCCTTGTCTAGACAATCATTACTCAAGGAGTAACTTATAACGCTATTtgagaaagtttttaaaaaatatgcaGTACAAAATAATCAAATTTTGCAATTGGAACAAGGGGAGACATGAATGAATACTGGAAAGAATTTAGGGCCAGAGCTACTTCTCAAAGTTTTATAGCTTTGTTCAACGAAAGTATACTACATATGACATGGATGTAGACCAAGACCAATGAGGATGTGAGCCTCAATCTGATAGTCAAGAGACGTGTGCGAAAGAACATAAAGTATAATCATTATATCAGATATAATCTCGAAAACAAGTTGCCTCAGAATCTCAGCAACACTACTTACTTTCTGAGATGTATGCAAAGATTTCAACGATCTTCTGCTGACTGCTGTTTGGGACAGCGTCTGCTGATTGCACTTTTACTACACACGAACTAATAGGCCTGTTGAAGTCAGAGTTAGCAGTAAACTTAGTGTACGAATTAAACGCAGACTCTAGACTGAATGATAAATTGACTTGGGAAGGAAGATAAATGATACACCTTTTAACCAAGTACCTATCACTATTACTCAATTCAAAAGCAATAACAAGTGAAGGATTACGCAATCCGCCCGGTGACCATGTGGGAGAAAATGCCACAATATGTGAGAAACTGTACAAAGAAAAATTCTTAACATAGTGGCAGATAAGAACGCCTTTGAATAAGCGATAATGTGATATGGCCATCACCTCCGACTGTACTGGTAAATGAAGGAGAATCAAATACTATACCTCAGACATGGCTCGTAACATGTCTCTTTGAACAAAGCAAGTTAAGTATGAATACAAATGAAAGCCTACTTAACACCCTGATAGATTGCATGCGGAGTATTGTACCAAGCTGCGAAAGGCTTCCTGGAACTTCACCATAATGcagatcggtcctcaccggtggttaTCCTAGTTACTGCTTGCACTGAAgttgacccttcacctgtggtagagtgggaggtcgccccggggcgaagcaggcggcgaaagacttcccaagcggcagcacgtaaggcctccccggtttgtctgacaaacaagttccaggtgaTCTCTGTGGCTGACATTTTcagtgagccagatgctgtcgcccgtACTGTTTTAGAGGAAGCCACTCAGCCTGCAAGTTCtgggcaattgcagagggtgggattattggtagttatgagctccaatgttaggcgcgttatggggccactTATGGGCTTGCCTGACAAGATGggcaagaaaaccaatgtgcactccgtgtgcataccgggtgaagtcattccagatgtggaaagggctcTCGTGgaagccatgaagagcacagggtacagccaactgcaggttgttgctcacgttggtaccaatgatgtgtgtcactttgggcaagaagagattctctctagtttcgagaggctaacagaaatggtaaaggctgccagtcttgctagcaagATGAAAGCACAGCTGAGGATTTGCAATATAGTCGATAGGACCGATTGCGGAGCTCTgcaacagagccgagtggagggtctgaatcagaggctcagacggttctgcgaccgtgtaggctgcagataccatgacttgcgccaaagggtggttgggtttcgtgttccgctgaataggtcaggtgttgactatacgcaggaggcggctacacgggtagcggggctgt
Proteins encoded in this region:
- the LOC126094851 gene encoding uncharacterized protein LOC126094851 isoform X1, with product MKASLVLLIAGVLLVAYCTPFAVADDEDEAVDEAAENTDADDDDADGSAHDDADDSGDEEGLSGESRRAAKGAHARAGHMKHARAGSRHIASRAGSRPPARSGAARRAAHSK